ACAGCTGTGCTTCGCGCTGTATTCCGCGTCGCTGGCGATGAACAAGACCTATCGAGACAGCCTGAAACCGCTGGGCATCACCTATCCGCAGTATCTGGTGTTGCTGGTGTTGTGGGAACAGGACGAGCGCTCGGTCTCCGACATCGGCGACAAGTTGTACCTGGATTCGGCGACGCTGACCCCGTTGTTGAAGCGGATGGAGGCGGCTGGCTGGCTTGAGCGCAAACGCCTGCCGAGCGACGAACGGGTAGTGATCGCGAGCCTGACCGAGGCGGGGCGAGGCTTGCGCGCCTTGGCGCAGGAGATTCCGGCGCAGTTGCTGTGCCGCAGCGGCTTGGCGGCGGGCGACATCGCCAAGCTGAGGCAGTCGCTGTGCGATTTGCGCGACCAGTTGCTGCAATGAACCCATCCGAGTTTTGTTAATTTAATAGTGCACTATTTAATAGTGTACTATTTCAACCGCGACGGCCAAGAGCCGATGAAGGAGAAGCAAGATGAACCCACTGCAAAAAGTGTTGTACACCGCCGAGGCGACCGCCACCGGGGGCCGCGATGGCCAGGCCGCATCCAGCGACGGCGCGCTGAAAGCCAAGTTGAGCACCCCGCGCGAGCTGGGCGGCCTGGGCGGCGATGGCAC
This genomic window from Chromobacterium phragmitis contains:
- a CDS encoding MarR family winged helix-turn-helix transcriptional regulator; translated protein: MERETPCPQADDLLKLDQQLCFALYSASLAMNKTYRDSLKPLGITYPQYLVLLVLWEQDERSVSDIGDKLYLDSATLTPLLKRMEAAGWLERKRLPSDERVVIASLTEAGRGLRALAQEIPAQLLCRSGLAAGDIAKLRQSLCDLRDQLLQ